The following are encoded in a window of Bacillota bacterium genomic DNA:
- a CDS encoding NifU family protein — MKEKVEQALAKVRPSLQADGGDVQLVDIDESTGIVSVKLTGSCGSCPFATMTLKQGIERTLKEQVPEVKEVRAV, encoded by the coding sequence TTGAAGGAGAAGGTTGAACAGGCTTTGGCTAAAGTACGTCCGTCTTTGCAAGCAGATGGCGGCGATGTCCAACTGGTGGATATTGATGAAAGCACCGGTATCGTGAGCGTGAAGCTTACCGGCAGCTGCGGTAGCTGTCCCTTTGCCACTATGACCTTAAAACAAGGCATCGAACGCACGTTAAAAGAACAGGTCCCGGAAGTAAAAGAAGTCCGCGCAGTCTAA
- a CDS encoding metal-sensitive transcriptional regulator, whose product MLQRLRKIEGQIRGIQRMINDGRYCVDILTQLAAAQAALNKVGLMVLEDHIRGCVAQAIHEDGGAAAVDELVSVVEKFIR is encoded by the coding sequence ATGCTCCAGCGGTTGCGCAAGATCGAGGGCCAGATACGGGGTATTCAAAGGATGATCAACGACGGCCGCTATTGTGTTGATATTCTTACTCAGCTTGCAGCGGCCCAGGCAGCCCTGAATAAAGTGGGCCTGATGGTGCTGGAGGATCATATTCGGGGTTGTGTGGCTCAGGCCATCCACGAGGACGGCGGAGCCGCGGCTGTGGACGAGCTGGTTTCCGTGGTGGAAAAATTCATCCGCTGA
- a CDS encoding M23 family metallopeptidase yields MGIGYRWHSLRRRLRTLGSESLLLRQFLVAGVLYLAVWGLVQLDMPLTSKLVHYIHWSVADYKPALSWERVRSWGEESLHLPALSALRSGEQGSSSVLLSGYIFPVKGGQVISRYGWRLHPISGEKRFHQGIDIAAPAGTPIKAIAAGYVNRIREEELLGTVLELSHGNGVVSLYGHLDQVLVEPKQLIKQGDVIATVGSSGVSSGVHLHLEIKQRGTNVDPAIKLGVVEETVVPTLAPSSYEAPGEVPESAPGEEPAEEPAEEPAVKESAS; encoded by the coding sequence GTGGGAATTGGCTATCGCTGGCACAGCCTGCGGCGGCGCCTGCGAACACTGGGAAGCGAGTCCCTACTTCTTCGCCAGTTCTTGGTGGCAGGGGTACTGTACCTGGCTGTTTGGGGGCTGGTGCAGCTAGATATGCCCTTGACCAGCAAGCTGGTACACTATATACATTGGTCGGTGGCAGATTACAAACCCGCCTTGAGCTGGGAACGAGTCCGGTCTTGGGGTGAAGAGAGTCTGCATTTACCGGCCCTGTCTGCTTTACGTTCCGGAGAACAAGGCTCTAGCAGCGTGTTATTATCGGGTTATATCTTCCCGGTAAAAGGCGGGCAGGTAATATCTCGTTACGGTTGGCGGTTGCATCCGATCTCAGGGGAAAAGCGCTTCCACCAAGGAATTGACATTGCGGCTCCGGCTGGAACTCCGATTAAAGCCATTGCCGCCGGCTATGTAAACCGTATCAGAGAGGAAGAGTTGTTAGGCACAGTATTAGAATTAAGTCACGGAAACGGCGTGGTCAGTCTGTACGGCCACTTGGACCAGGTATTGGTGGAGCCGAAGCAACTGATCAAACAAGGCGATGTGATTGCCACCGTGGGTAGCAGCGGTGTCAGCAGCGGCGTTCATCTGCATTTGGAGATTAAACAACGGGGTACCAATGTCGATCCGGCGATTAAACTCGGGGTGGTAGAGGAGACAGTGGTTCCCACGTTAGCGCCATCTTCCTACGAGGCCCCAGGTGAGGTCCCGGAATCCGCCCCTGGTGAGGAGCCGGCGGAAGAGCCGGCTGAAGAGCCGGCTGTAAAGGAAAGCGCCAGTTGA
- a CDS encoding peptidase M50, which translates to MKVGRILGVQVKVNSFFLLILVVYGATGYLTEALLVYGAALLHEIAHAVVACSYGLKIEEIELLPFGGVARIKDLDLSTWDPKTEVAVALAGPVENLVLAGAAWILAGYGVWNISLAGLFLQANLAVAAFNLLPAWPLDGGRILRAYLAQRLSWRQATEIAARLGQALGAVLVCLGLVLMRHGLLFFNIAVLGGFLWAVAATEERWAGLVLLRYLAHKRRGLQTGEVVKGEVLAAAGETTLRDLTKRFVAGRYHLVYVLDKDHKIMAIISEDEVIMGLFTYGPDMTLSRLVRRN; encoded by the coding sequence TTGAAAGTCGGCCGAATATTAGGTGTACAAGTTAAGGTCAACAGTTTCTTTCTGCTTATTTTGGTAGTTTACGGTGCTACCGGTTACTTAACGGAGGCGCTTTTGGTCTATGGCGCAGCTTTGCTGCATGAGATCGCCCATGCTGTGGTAGCCTGTTCCTACGGTCTCAAAATCGAAGAGATCGAGCTGCTGCCTTTTGGCGGCGTGGCTCGGATCAAAGACCTGGATCTATCCACATGGGATCCTAAGACCGAAGTGGCAGTGGCGTTGGCCGGACCGGTGGAAAACCTGGTACTGGCGGGGGCAGCGTGGATATTGGCCGGCTACGGAGTCTGGAATATCTCCTTGGCCGGTTTGTTCTTACAAGCGAATCTGGCTGTTGCTGCATTTAACCTGCTTCCGGCCTGGCCTTTGGACGGAGGGCGTATTCTTAGAGCGTATTTGGCCCAGCGCCTGTCCTGGCGCCAGGCCACTGAGATCGCAGCCCGGTTGGGTCAGGCCCTGGGGGCTGTTTTGGTTTGCTTAGGGCTGGTACTGATGCGCCACGGTCTCTTATTTTTTAATATAGCTGTTCTGGGAGGGTTTCTGTGGGCTGTGGCCGCAACTGAAGAGCGCTGGGCCGGTTTGGTGTTGTTACGTTACTTGGCGCATAAACGTCGCGGCTTGCAGACCGGGGAAGTGGTGAAAGGGGAAGTGCTGGCTGCCGCCGGCGAAACCACGCTACGGGACCTAACGAAGCGATTTGTGGCCGGCCGTTACCATTTAGTTTACGTATTGGACAAAGACCATAAGATTATGGCTATAATAAGTGAGGATGAGGTTATAATGGGCCTGTTCACTTACGGACCTGACATGACGTTGTCCCGATTGGTACGGCGCAACTGA
- a CDS encoding TIGR03960 family B12-binding radical SAM protein, which translates to MSNIKSQLNNILPRVEKPARYIGGEWNIVRKDHGTTAVKMALAFPDLYDVGMSHLGSHILYQVVNARSDALLERVYAPWGDMEQELRQAGLPLFSLETKTPLGDFDLVGFTLQYEMAYTNILNMLDLAQIPIRSAKRQEGDPFVLAGGPCAYNPEPLAPFLDLVVLGEGEEVLGEIIDVFKDWKLRQGRRREFLAAAAQVPGVYVPEFYAVYYSSQGHITSVCPTEPGAPERVQKRVLRKLDLAPFSTQPVVPYMDVVHNRGMLELFRGCTRGCRFCQAGMIYRPVRERSRDTLLKQARELLAATGYDEISLSSLSSLDYSEIEGLIDDLVSDCGSAGVRVSLPSLRADSFAIKQAQKLQPLRRSSLTLAPEAGSQRLRDVINKNVTEDDLLAAVTAATAAGWRAFKLYFMIGLPTETDEDVVAIATLAYKVANLKVDSGQIARVTVSTSNFVPKAHTPFQWEGQLPREELRRRQLLLNGKIKGRKVEHRWHDPEQSFLEAAFSRGDRRLAAPLERAWRLGCRLDGWSEYFRFDLWEQAFADTGLDPGFYANRTISAREILPWDHLSPGVSRDFLQAERMRAVKGLTTPDCSRERCQVCGVCSALQLPVRQRGEQP; encoded by the coding sequence ATGAGCAACATCAAGTCGCAGCTAAACAATATTCTGCCGCGGGTGGAGAAACCGGCCCGCTACATAGGCGGGGAATGGAATATAGTTAGGAAGGATCATGGTACCACGGCCGTTAAAATGGCCTTGGCCTTTCCCGACCTGTACGATGTGGGCATGTCGCATCTTGGTTCCCATATTCTTTATCAGGTGGTAAACGCCCGCTCCGATGCCTTGCTGGAACGGGTTTATGCCCCCTGGGGGGATATGGAACAGGAGCTGAGACAGGCAGGACTGCCGTTATTTAGTTTGGAGACGAAAACGCCGCTGGGGGATTTCGATCTGGTAGGCTTCACACTGCAATACGAAATGGCTTACACCAATATCCTTAACATGCTGGATCTGGCTCAGATACCGATCCGGTCAGCAAAGAGGCAAGAAGGAGACCCGTTTGTGTTGGCAGGGGGGCCGTGCGCCTATAATCCCGAGCCCTTAGCTCCGTTCTTGGACTTGGTGGTCTTAGGAGAAGGGGAAGAGGTGCTGGGGGAAATTATCGACGTATTTAAAGATTGGAAACTAAGACAGGGCCGAAGACGGGAGTTCTTGGCGGCGGCAGCCCAGGTGCCCGGTGTATATGTACCGGAGTTTTATGCTGTCTACTATAGCTCCCAGGGACATATAACCAGTGTTTGCCCCACCGAGCCCGGTGCTCCGGAGCGGGTCCAGAAGCGAGTGCTGCGGAAGCTGGACCTAGCCCCGTTTTCCACCCAGCCGGTGGTGCCGTACATGGACGTGGTTCATAACCGGGGCATGCTGGAACTGTTCCGCGGCTGCACGCGAGGCTGCCGTTTTTGTCAAGCCGGAATGATTTACCGCCCGGTGCGGGAGCGCAGCCGAGACACCCTACTTAAACAGGCCCGAGAATTACTGGCGGCCACCGGCTATGATGAGATTTCTCTCAGTTCTCTCTCCAGCTTGGACTACTCCGAGATTGAAGGGCTGATCGACGATTTGGTCTCAGACTGTGGGTCGGCCGGGGTACGGGTGTCACTGCCTTCGCTTCGGGCCGACAGCTTTGCCATTAAGCAGGCCCAAAAGCTTCAGCCCTTGCGGCGCTCCAGCCTAACTTTAGCACCGGAGGCCGGCAGCCAGCGTCTGCGCGACGTGATCAACAAGAATGTAACGGAAGACGATTTACTGGCTGCAGTAACAGCGGCTACAGCCGCCGGCTGGCGTGCCTTCAAGCTCTATTTCATGATCGGTTTGCCCACAGAGACAGACGAAGATGTGGTGGCCATCGCCACTTTGGCTTACAAAGTGGCTAACCTTAAGGTGGACAGCGGACAGATTGCCCGGGTGACTGTGTCTACATCTAACTTTGTGCCCAAGGCTCACACACCGTTTCAATGGGAAGGACAACTGCCGCGGGAAGAACTAAGGCGAAGGCAGTTGCTCTTAAACGGTAAAATCAAAGGCCGAAAAGTAGAACACCGCTGGCACGACCCGGAGCAGAGTTTTTTGGAAGCTGCATTTTCCCGCGGAGACCGGCGGCTGGCAGCTCCTCTAGAACGGGCTTGGCGGTTGGGATGCCGGCTAGATGGCTGGAGTGAGTATTTCCGCTTTGACCTATGGGAACAGGCCTTTGCTGATACCGGCCTAGATCCGGGGTTTTACGCCAACCGTACTATTTCGGCAAGGGAGATATTGCCTTGGGATCATTTGAGCCCTGGTGTTAGCCGTGACTTTTTGCAGGCAGAGCGGATGCGGGCTGTAAAAGGTCTCACTACCCCTGACTGCAGTCGTGAGCGTTGCCAGGTCTGCGGCGTGTGTTCGGCCCTACAACTGCCAGTCAGGCAGCGAGGTGAACAACCATGA
- a CDS encoding DUF2344 domain-containing protein: MKIRARIAKGEAVRFISHLDFAGAVEKAVRRAELPLALSRGFTPRLKISFASALALGATSEAEYADFELETRISVSEFVRCLNQQLPEGIEILAAAQVAANAPSLMAKVCAASYRVTAKLPPAAEGRSECLWNRFLQQNEIVITKITKRRTRQVDIRPLVLRTRFYPRPGDSRWDLLVATGAAGNLRPEELLQAFFAYSGLEGEVTHIHRTGLFIERYGQLMSPLARLRLAEELGEEQ, from the coding sequence ATGAAGATCCGGGCCAGAATAGCTAAAGGTGAAGCTGTTCGTTTTATTTCCCATTTGGACTTCGCCGGTGCAGTGGAAAAAGCGGTTCGCCGGGCCGAGCTCCCTCTGGCTTTAAGCCGTGGGTTTACGCCGCGATTGAAGATTAGCTTTGCATCGGCGTTAGCTTTAGGAGCGACTTCCGAAGCTGAATACGCCGATTTTGAACTTGAGACTCGGATATCGGTGTCGGAATTTGTGCGGTGCCTAAATCAGCAGTTACCGGAGGGAATAGAGATTTTGGCTGCTGCTCAAGTGGCTGCTAATGCACCTTCACTCATGGCCAAGGTATGTGCCGCTTCGTATCGCGTCACCGCCAAGCTACCACCGGCTGCTGAAGGACGGTCAGAATGTCTGTGGAACCGGTTTTTGCAGCAGAATGAGATCGTAATTACCAAGATTACCAAACGCAGGACCAGGCAAGTTGACATCCGCCCCTTAGTTCTAAGAACGCGGTTTTACCCCCGACCAGGGGACAGCAGGTGGGACTTATTGGTTGCCACCGGAGCGGCTGGAAATTTAAGGCCGGAGGAGCTGCTACAGGCTTTCTTTGCCTACAGCGGCTTGGAAGGAGAAGTTACTCATATTCACCGAACCGGACTGTTTATTGAACGTTATGGACAGCTGATGTCGCCTTTAGCCCGGCTGCGCCTAGCGGAAGAACTGGGGGAAGAACAGTGA
- a CDS encoding Rne/Rng family ribonuclease, with product MKTEILVHATAEETWVAVLEDRVLMELYVDQGGAERFGGNIYKGRVKNVLPGMQAAFVDIGLERNAFLYVADTERKGKSNLTRNNKSANIKEVLQPGQQVVVQVVKEPTETKGARVSMHLSLPGRNLVLMPGADHVGVSRQIQDEKERERLRQAAGNIKPAGMGLIVRTVAAGMEEDEFAQDMDFLLRLHKTIKRRSRARTAPALLYRDLDLVYRIVRDLFTPSVDRFVVDSREVYERTLELLSIMGPELQDRVEYFEPGQDLLLTYALEADVEKTFRRKVWLKCGGYIVVDQTEALTAIDVNTGKFVGSTSLQATVLKTNLEAVKEIARQIRLRNIGGIIVVDFIDMDDPSAKNQVVQALEKQLRRDKVKAQVLGLTKLGLVEITRKKERRSLESVFLRPCPYCDGKGKILSEQAVGLKVRREIHRLLAQQPVGALLVEAHPSVAAVLIGPGGKSLKALEKQVGIPVQVRGVESLHSRDFALIPLTSKEELWAAAVPVRAGQVIAAPVEERHLTRTQDGVARVEGFVINVEDGAAFVGQTVRLKITKVLRTYAKAQVVDDNL from the coding sequence GTGAAAACAGAGATTTTAGTTCACGCTACGGCCGAGGAAACCTGGGTGGCGGTATTAGAAGATCGAGTGTTAATGGAACTGTATGTGGATCAAGGCGGGGCCGAGCGCTTTGGCGGCAACATCTATAAGGGCCGGGTGAAGAATGTGTTACCAGGGATGCAAGCGGCGTTTGTGGATATTGGCCTGGAGCGCAATGCATTTTTGTATGTAGCCGATACGGAGAGAAAGGGCAAGTCTAACTTAACGCGAAACAACAAGTCGGCCAACATCAAAGAAGTGCTGCAGCCGGGACAACAAGTAGTGGTGCAGGTGGTAAAAGAGCCAACCGAGACTAAGGGTGCCCGAGTTAGCATGCATCTTTCCCTGCCAGGACGGAACTTAGTTCTTATGCCGGGAGCAGATCATGTGGGAGTGTCGCGGCAAATTCAGGATGAGAAGGAACGGGAACGGCTGCGGCAGGCAGCTGGAAACATTAAGCCAGCCGGCATGGGACTCATTGTCCGTACAGTGGCGGCCGGCATGGAAGAGGATGAATTTGCACAAGACATGGATTTTCTGCTACGGCTGCACAAGACTATTAAACGGCGGAGCCGAGCCCGGACTGCCCCGGCGTTGTTGTACCGAGACCTGGACTTGGTTTACCGTATTGTCCGTGATCTGTTTACACCGAGTGTAGATCGGTTTGTGGTGGACAGTCGGGAGGTGTACGAACGTACGCTGGAGTTGCTGAGTATTATGGGCCCGGAACTGCAAGATCGAGTAGAATACTTCGAGCCGGGGCAGGATCTGCTGCTCACCTACGCGTTAGAGGCCGATGTGGAAAAAACATTCCGACGCAAAGTATGGCTCAAATGCGGGGGCTACATAGTGGTGGATCAGACTGAGGCCCTTACGGCCATCGATGTCAATACTGGGAAATTTGTCGGCAGCACTTCTCTTCAAGCTACGGTGCTGAAAACTAACCTAGAAGCCGTAAAGGAGATTGCCCGCCAGATTCGACTCCGCAACATCGGCGGTATTATTGTGGTGGATTTTATTGACATGGATGACCCCAGCGCTAAGAATCAGGTGGTACAGGCGTTGGAGAAGCAGCTTAGGCGCGATAAGGTTAAGGCGCAAGTGTTGGGGCTGACCAAGTTAGGCTTGGTGGAGATCACCCGCAAGAAAGAACGCCGCAGTTTAGAGAGCGTGTTTTTAAGGCCGTGTCCTTATTGTGACGGTAAAGGGAAGATACTATCGGAACAAGCGGTAGGCCTTAAGGTCCGGCGCGAGATTCACCGGTTGTTGGCTCAGCAGCCGGTAGGTGCGCTCTTGGTGGAAGCCCACCCTTCCGTAGCCGCGGTGCTGATCGGCCCTGGCGGCAAGAGCCTGAAAGCGCTGGAGAAGCAAGTGGGCATTCCGGTTCAAGTGCGGGGAGTGGAGAGCCTGCATAGTCGGGATTTTGCCCTGATACCGCTTACTTCTAAAGAGGAATTGTGGGCAGCGGCGGTACCGGTTAGAGCCGGGCAAGTTATTGCGGCCCCGGTTGAAGAACGCCACCTGACAAGAACCCAGGACGGTGTAGCCCGGGTGGAGGGCTTTGTTATTAATGTGGAAGACGGGGCTGCCTTTGTCGGTCAGACGGTGCGATTGAAGATAACTAAGGTGTTGCGCACTTACGCCAAAGCCCAGGTGGTCGATGACAATTTGTAG
- the rplU gene encoding 50S ribosomal protein L21 — translation MYAVIATGGKQYRVEPGDVIKVEKLSQEPEDLVEFEQVLLVSSEDGVKVGDPVVSGAKVTAKVLEQGKGRKIHGLKYRAKANYRRRYGHRQQYTKVEIQEILG, via the coding sequence ATGTATGCAGTGATTGCCACTGGCGGTAAGCAGTACCGAGTTGAGCCAGGCGATGTGATTAAGGTGGAAAAATTATCCCAGGAGCCGGAGGACCTAGTGGAATTTGAACAGGTCCTGCTGGTGTCAAGTGAGGATGGGGTCAAGGTGGGCGATCCGGTGGTTTCCGGGGCTAAGGTTACGGCTAAGGTGCTTGAGCAGGGAAAAGGACGTAAAATCCATGGTTTAAAGTATCGAGCCAAAGCGAACTATCGGCGCCGCTACGGACATCGGCAGCAGTACACTAAGGTTGAAATTCAGGAGATTTTGGGTTGA
- a CDS encoding ribosomal-processing cysteine protease Prp — protein sequence MITVQLWHRGQGKIVGFMVAGHAGYAPKGTDIVCAAVSAVTQAALLGLTEHLGLNPKVEIRTGYLSCMLTPGSEENKAVQAILATLALALNDIATQYPGRIRLKEVES from the coding sequence ATGATCACCGTCCAACTGTGGCACCGCGGTCAGGGCAAGATCGTCGGCTTTATGGTGGCTGGCCATGCCGGCTACGCCCCTAAAGGTACCGATATTGTTTGTGCAGCCGTATCGGCTGTGACCCAGGCAGCATTACTGGGACTGACAGAGCATCTGGGACTCAATCCTAAGGTGGAGATCAGGACAGGGTATTTGTCCTGTATGTTAACTCCAGGTAGTGAAGAGAATAAAGCGGTGCAGGCGATTTTAGCCACGTTGGCGCTGGCACTGAACGATATTGCCACTCAGTATCCGGGTCGGATACGGTTGAAGGAGGTGGAGTCATGA
- the rpmA gene encoding 50S ribosomal protein L27 — MRFMDLQLFAHKKGMGSSRNGRDSQSQRLGVKRFGGQFVTAGSILVRQRGTKIHPGQNVGLGKDHTLFAKIDGVVMFEQRTGGRRQVSVQPAVAGK, encoded by the coding sequence ATGAGATTTATGGATTTGCAGCTCTTCGCCCACAAGAAAGGTATGGGTAGTTCCCGTAACGGGCGTGATAGTCAATCCCAGCGGTTAGGGGTGAAACGATTCGGCGGCCAGTTCGTAACTGCCGGTAGCATTCTGGTTCGGCAGCGAGGAACCAAGATCCACCCCGGGCAAAATGTCGGTCTCGGCAAAGACCACACCTTGTTTGCCAAGATCGATGGCGTGGTTATGTTCGAGCAGAGAACCGGCGGACGCCGGCAAGTAAGCGTTCAGCCGGCGGTGGCCGGAAAATAA
- the obgE gene encoding GTPase ObgE, translated as MFYDTAKIFVKGGDGGNGCISFRREKYVPRGGPNGGDGGRGGDVVFLADEGLHTLVDFRYRAHFKAPRGQHGRGSNMHGADAADLVVRVPAGTVVKDAETGAVIADLTGHGQRLIAAQGGRGGRGNARFLSNINRVPRLAEKGEPGQEGWVLLELKLLADVGLVGYPNAGKSTLLAACTAAKPKIADYPFTTLEPNLGVVKIDQESFVLADIPGLIEGAHAGAGLGQEFLRHLERTRVLIHVVDTAGTEGRDPVKDYTTINAELLSYDRRLAELPQVVAANKMDLPDADTNLPGLAKVAAGHGRRLFPISAVTRHGLNELLYHIAAVLRSLPAPTEGQEQPQEVIYRLPEQEAGFNIRRAGGIFVIEGRELERLVAMTDFNQEQAVARFQRLTAKMGLEQALAEAGAKAGDVVRIGSQELTYQPGLIE; from the coding sequence ATGTTTTATGATACAGCCAAGATTTTTGTCAAAGGCGGTGATGGCGGCAACGGTTGCATCAGCTTTCGGCGCGAAAAATATGTACCCCGAGGCGGCCCTAATGGGGGCGATGGAGGCCGCGGCGGGGATGTGGTCTTTCTGGCCGATGAAGGTCTACATACTTTGGTGGATTTTCGTTATCGGGCCCATTTCAAGGCCCCGCGGGGCCAACACGGTCGGGGCAGTAATATGCATGGGGCCGATGCTGCGGACTTGGTTGTACGGGTACCGGCCGGTACGGTGGTAAAGGACGCAGAAACCGGCGCCGTTATAGCCGATCTTACCGGCCACGGCCAAAGGTTGATCGCTGCTCAGGGCGGTCGCGGCGGTCGGGGCAATGCCCGCTTCTTGTCCAATATAAACCGGGTGCCGCGCCTGGCGGAAAAAGGTGAACCAGGGCAAGAAGGATGGGTGCTGCTGGAGCTGAAGCTGCTGGCCGATGTAGGTTTGGTGGGCTATCCCAATGCCGGCAAATCTACTTTGCTGGCTGCCTGCACGGCCGCAAAACCGAAAATAGCTGACTATCCTTTTACTACCCTGGAGCCCAATCTGGGAGTGGTTAAAATCGACCAAGAGAGCTTTGTGCTGGCCGACATTCCGGGCCTAATCGAAGGTGCCCATGCCGGAGCCGGTTTGGGCCAGGAATTTTTGCGTCATCTGGAGCGTACCCGGGTGCTCATTCATGTGGTGGATACTGCCGGTACCGAGGGTAGGGATCCGGTAAAAGACTACACCACTATCAATGCCGAGCTTCTGTCCTATGACCGGCGGCTGGCTGAATTACCCCAAGTGGTTGCGGCTAATAAGATGGACCTGCCGGATGCCGATACCAATTTACCCGGCTTGGCGAAAGTAGCGGCGGGCCACGGGCGTCGCCTATTTCCTATTTCCGCCGTTACCAGGCACGGTTTGAACGAACTGCTATATCATATAGCAGCGGTGCTAAGAAGCCTACCGGCTCCAACTGAGGGGCAGGAACAGCCGCAGGAAGTTATTTATCGGCTGCCGGAACAAGAGGCCGGTTTTAACATTAGGCGAGCCGGTGGCATATTTGTTATTGAGGGGCGGGAACTGGAACGACTGGTGGCCATGACTGATTTCAACCAGGAACAGGCGGTGGCGCGTTTTCAGCGCCTAACAGCCAAAATGGGTCTGGAGCAAGCTTTGGCCGAGGCCGGTGCCAAGGCAGGTGATGTAGTGCGTATTGGCAGTCAGGAATTGACGTATCAGCCAGGATTGATAGAATAA
- a CDS encoding nicotinate-nucleotide adenylyltransferase → MGGTFDPIHYGHLVTAEAARTAFNLDQVLFVPNRLPPHKKDYQVSEAKDRYLMAVLATITNKYFEASRLELDRAGISYTIDSLRALRAAHGPEAELHFISGADAILDLLGWKDVDELLALCYFIAATRPGYQLSEQLQRLQEDYPNRVFRVEVPALAISSTDIRRRVELGKSIKYLLPEPVEHYIYKNKLYLSPEESK, encoded by the coding sequence ATGGGGGGCACTTTTGATCCTATTCACTACGGGCACCTGGTGACAGCAGAGGCGGCCCGAACAGCATTTAATCTAGACCAAGTACTGTTTGTGCCGAACCGGTTACCGCCCCACAAAAAAGATTATCAGGTATCAGAAGCTAAAGACCGTTATTTAATGGCTGTATTGGCCACCATCACTAACAAATACTTTGAAGCTTCCCGCCTGGAGCTGGATCGAGCAGGGATTTCATATACTATTGACTCCTTGCGGGCTCTCCGAGCCGCCCATGGACCGGAAGCGGAGCTGCACTTCATCAGTGGAGCCGACGCCATCTTGGATCTGTTAGGGTGGAAGGATGTGGACGAGCTGTTGGCGCTGTGCTATTTTATCGCGGCTACGCGGCCGGGCTACCAGTTGAGCGAACAATTACAGCGGCTCCAGGAAGATTATCCCAATCGGGTGTTCCGGGTGGAGGTGCCGGCGCTGGCCATTTCATCCACCGACATTCGCCGCCGGGTAGAGCTAGGAAAATCCATTAAGTATTTGTTACCGGAGCCGGTGGAACACTACATTTATAAGAACAAACTTTACCTCTCCCCGGAAGAATCGAAGTAA
- a CDS encoding RNA-binding protein, which produces MKTIYVGNLPWATTEDELASVFAEKTGVEVQASRIITDRETGRSRGFGFVEVADNDLEKCLEAMQGTELDGRELVVNEARARQNRF; this is translated from the coding sequence ATGAAGACCATCTATGTTGGCAATCTGCCGTGGGCTACTACAGAAGACGAGCTGGCCTCGGTGTTTGCTGAGAAGACAGGTGTAGAAGTCCAGGCTAGCCGCATCATTACGGATCGTGAGACCGGACGTTCCCGTGGGTTCGGGTTCGTCGAGGTTGCCGATAATGATTTGGAGAAGTGCTTGGAAGCAATGCAGGGTACAGAGTTGGACGGTCGCGAACTTGTTGTTAATGAGGCTCGCGCCAGGCAGAATCGCTTCTAA